In the Quercus lobata isolate SW786 chromosome 5, ValleyOak3.0 Primary Assembly, whole genome shotgun sequence genome, one interval contains:
- the LOC115988554 gene encoding tRNA wybutosine-synthesizing protein 2/3/4 isoform X2: MEFEKRKAATLASLASSDTDKSPKGTLDTPILPLINTLNNHPCYFTTSSCSGRISILSQPIHQTQPNKKSKGGSWLFVSHDPADPDSVISLLFPDSPTRSQSQPEPESELVLRFEPLIVAVECKDLASAQSLVSTARSAGFRESGITNANNKRVIVAIRCSIRLEVPLGTTESVMVSPEFVRYLVRVANEKMEANRIRTQGFLRALQNADVAEPEPEPEPESESEARGDDDDEHSDLSVLRVVPIVVSGEEAVEKLYLWGHSACSLASEKKVLVFGGFGGVGRHSRRNEALVLDPYCGTLEVIGSVEPNPSPRLGHSCCLVGDCAFVIGGRGDPVNVLGDVWVLNRAKSEWRLAECSGSAFPPRHRHAAAAVGSKIYVFGGLDNDSISSSFHILDTVNLQWEELEVGGEWPCARHSHSMVAYGCKLFMFGGYDGDKALGDLYSFDVQTCQWKKEKTAGRGPHARFSHSMFVYKDYLGVIGGCPVRQHCQELALLDLQLQVWKHVTLDSVGKDLFVRSTANVIGDDLVLIGGGASCYAFGTKFSEPMKINLLPLMTSNENFMPSKNGDVHGTRRNDGVTGNKNDSFQHPRIENLRTLKENLDLNFDSELPGMNESQMIASHWVLQLERKYAKLGKDILKKFGWLDLERKVYSREDGKHICFPVTKKFCGVFHERQHHLFDAPELDNDHLLKPFTGKGLLLNEISSLEALNLLKECGATKLVDEVVEVKRTAKSPLKVMGEAVASLIKNRGLSEQLLEELPTRWERLGDIVVLPVTSFKDPVWDSIGAEVWPVVAKSLNTNRLAHQGRVAPTGTRDSTLEILVGDNGWVDHRENGILYSFNATKCMFSWGNLSEKLRMGHLDCKDEVIVDLFAGIGYFVLPFLVRANAKLVYACEWNPNAIEALQHNLQANSVSDRCIVLEGDNRITAPKGVADRVCLGLIPTSEGSWVTAVRALRSAGGMLHVHGNVKDSEEGLWTEHVLKSISEIARSEGYCWEVSIEHVERVKWYAPHIRHLVTDVRCRPAQR, translated from the exons ATGGAGTTCGAGAAGAGAAAAGCGGCGACGCTAGCGTCACTGGCATCCTCAGACACCGACAAATCACCGAAGGGCACGTTGGACACTCCCATCCTCCCTCTCATCAACACCCTCAACAACCACCCTTGCTACTTCACCACCAGCTCCTGCTCCGGCCGTATCTCTATCCTCTCCCAACCCATacaccaaacccaacccaacaaaaaatCCAAAGGCGGCTCCTGGCTCTTCGTCTCCCACGACCCGGCCGATCCCGACTCGGTCATCTCCCTCCTCTTCCCCGACTCACCAACTCGCTCCCAATCCCAACCCGAACCCGAGTCCGAACTCGTCCTCCGCTTCGAACCGCTCATCGTCGCCGTGGAGTGCAAAGACCTCGCCTCGGCTCAGTCGCTGGTCTCCACGGCGAGGTCGGCCGGGTTCAGAGAATCCGGCATAACCAACGCGAACAACAAGCGCGTGATCGTCGCGATCCGCTGCTCGATTCGGCTGGAGGTTCCGTTGGGGACCACCGAGTCCGTCATGGTCTCGCCGGAGTTCGTTAGGTACCTCGTCCGCGTGGCCAACGAGAAAATGGAAGCTAACAGAATCAGAACCCAAGGCTTTCTCCGCGCTCTGCAAAATGCCGACGTGGCAGAACCGGAACCGGAGCCGGAGCCGGAATCGGAATCAGAAGCTCGCGGCGACGATGATGATGAACATTCcg ATTTGAGTGTGCTGCGTGTGGTTCCGATAGTGGTTTCCGGTGAGGAGGCGGTGGAGAAGCTTTATCTATGGGGACACTCGGCGTGTAGTTTAGCTTCGGAGAAGAAAGTATTGGTTTTTGGTGGATTTGGAGGAGTGGGAAGGCATTCGAGGAGGAATGAGGCTTTGGTGCTTGATCCATATTGTGGCACATTGGAAGTGATTGGCAGTGTTGAGCCTAATCCGAGTCCGCGATTAGGTCATAGttgttgtttggttggagattGCGCGTTTGTTATCGGAGGCAGGGGGGATCCTGTGAATGTTCTTGGTGATGTGTGGGTGCTCAATAGAGCAAAGAGTGAATGGAGATTAGCAGAATGTAGTGGTAGTGCTTTTCCTCCAAG GCATAGGCATGCAGCAGCTGCTGTAGGCTCAAAGATATATGTATTTGGTGGACTTGACAATGACTCAATCTCTTCATCCTTTCATATCCTCGACACAGTTAACCTGCAATGGGAAGAGTTAGAGGTTGGTGGGGAATGGCCATGTGCCCGTCATTCTCACTCTATGGTGGCATATGGGTGTAAGCTATTTATGTTTGGAGGATACGATGGTGACAAAGCACTTGGAGACTTGTATAGTTTTGATGTTCAGACATGTCaatggaagaaagaaaagacagcAGGAAGAGGTCCACATGCTAGGTTTTCCCACTCAATGTTTGTGTACAAAGATTATCTTGGGGTTATTGGCGGTTGTCCTGTCCGGCAACATTGTCAAGAGTTAGCACTACTTGATTTGCAGCTCCAAGTGTGGAAGCATGTGACACTTGATTCTGTTGGCAAAGATTTGTTTGTACGAAGTACAGCTAATGTCATTGGTGATGATCTCGTTTTGATTGGTGGTGGGGCATCTTGTTATGCATTTGGAACAAAGTTTAGCGAGCCAATGAAAATCAACTTGTTACCTTTAATGacttcaaatgaaaattttatgcCTTCTAAAAATGGAGATGTGCATGGTACCCGCAGAAATGATGGGGTGACAGGGAATAAGAACGATAGCTTTCAACATCCACGAATTGAAAATTTGCGaactttaaaagaaaatcttGACTTAAATTTCGATAGTGAATTACCTGGAATGAATGAAAGTCAGATGATTGCTTCGCATTGGGTTCTACAACTTGAAAGGAAGTATGCAAAATTGGGGAAGGACATACTGAAGAAGTTTGGGTGGTTAGATCTTGAGAGGAAGGTTTATTCTCGGGAGGACGGAAAACATATTTGTTTTCCTGTTACCAAAAAATTTTGTGGTGTATTTCATGAAAGGCAGCATCATTTGTTTGATGCACCTGAATTAGATAATGACCATCTATTGAAACCATTTACAGGAAAGGGGCTTTTGTTAAACGAGATCTCAAGTTTGGAAGCTTTGAATCTTTTAAAAGAGTGTGGTGCAACTAAGCTGGTAGATGAGGTAGTTGAAGTCAAAAGAACTGCAAAGTCTCCCTTAAAAGTAATGGGTGAAGCTGTGGCCTCGTTGATAAAGAATAGAGGCCTTTCAGAACAACTATTAGAGGAACTACCCACAAG ATGGGAGCGACTTGGTGATATTGTTGTGCTTCCAGTCACATCCTTCAAGGATCCTGTATGGGACTCAATTGGGGCAGAGGTTTGGCCTGTTGTTGCCAAATCACTTAATACAAATCGTCTTGCCCACCAG GGCAGAGTTGCACCAACAGGAACAAGGGACAGCACTTTGGAGATTCTAGTTGGAGATAATGGTTGGGTTGATCATCGCGAAAATGGAATTCTCTATTCTTTTAATGCTACTAAGTGTATGTTCTCCTGGGGAAATCTTTCTGAGAAACTCCGTATGGGCCATCTAGATTGTAAAGATGAGGTTATTGTGGATTTGTTTGCTGGAATTGGATATTTTGTGCTGCCATTTCTTGTCAG GGCCAATGCAAAACTAGTTTATGCTTGCGAATGGAATCCCAATGCCATTGAGGCACTCCAACACAATCTACAAGCCAATTCAGTTAGTGATCGTTGTATCGTACTTGAAGGAGATAACCGGATTACAGCACCTAAA GGTGTTGCTGATCGTGTCTGTCTTGGTCTCATTCCAACAAGTGAGGGTAGCTGGGTCACTGCTGTAAGGGCATTAAG GAGTGCGGGTGGGATGTTACATGTGCATGGAAATGTAAAGGACTCGGAGGAGGGTTTGTGGACAGAACATGTTTTGAAATCAATATCTGAAATTGCTAGATCTGAAG GTTATTGCTGGGAAGTTTCAATAGAACACGTGGAGAGAGTGAAGTGGTATGCCCCGCACATCCGCCATCTTGTAACAGATGTAAGATGCAGACCAGCCCAAAGATAg
- the LOC115988554 gene encoding tRNA wybutosine-synthesizing protein 2/3/4 isoform X1: MEFEKRKAATLASLASSDTDKSPKGTLDTPILPLINTLNNHPCYFTTSSCSGRISILSQPIHQTQPNKKSKGGSWLFVSHDPADPDSVISLLFPDSPTRSQSQPEPESELVLRFEPLIVAVECKDLASAQSLVSTARSAGFRESGITNANNKRVIVAIRCSIRLEVPLGTTESVMVSPEFVRYLVRVANEKMEANRIRTQGFLRALQNADVAEPEPEPEPESESEARGDDDDEHSGADLSVLRVVPIVVSGEEAVEKLYLWGHSACSLASEKKVLVFGGFGGVGRHSRRNEALVLDPYCGTLEVIGSVEPNPSPRLGHSCCLVGDCAFVIGGRGDPVNVLGDVWVLNRAKSEWRLAECSGSAFPPRHRHAAAAVGSKIYVFGGLDNDSISSSFHILDTVNLQWEELEVGGEWPCARHSHSMVAYGCKLFMFGGYDGDKALGDLYSFDVQTCQWKKEKTAGRGPHARFSHSMFVYKDYLGVIGGCPVRQHCQELALLDLQLQVWKHVTLDSVGKDLFVRSTANVIGDDLVLIGGGASCYAFGTKFSEPMKINLLPLMTSNENFMPSKNGDVHGTRRNDGVTGNKNDSFQHPRIENLRTLKENLDLNFDSELPGMNESQMIASHWVLQLERKYAKLGKDILKKFGWLDLERKVYSREDGKHICFPVTKKFCGVFHERQHHLFDAPELDNDHLLKPFTGKGLLLNEISSLEALNLLKECGATKLVDEVVEVKRTAKSPLKVMGEAVASLIKNRGLSEQLLEELPTRWERLGDIVVLPVTSFKDPVWDSIGAEVWPVVAKSLNTNRLAHQGRVAPTGTRDSTLEILVGDNGWVDHRENGILYSFNATKCMFSWGNLSEKLRMGHLDCKDEVIVDLFAGIGYFVLPFLVRANAKLVYACEWNPNAIEALQHNLQANSVSDRCIVLEGDNRITAPKGVADRVCLGLIPTSEGSWVTAVRALRSAGGMLHVHGNVKDSEEGLWTEHVLKSISEIARSEGYCWEVSIEHVERVKWYAPHIRHLVTDVRCRPAQR, from the exons ATGGAGTTCGAGAAGAGAAAAGCGGCGACGCTAGCGTCACTGGCATCCTCAGACACCGACAAATCACCGAAGGGCACGTTGGACACTCCCATCCTCCCTCTCATCAACACCCTCAACAACCACCCTTGCTACTTCACCACCAGCTCCTGCTCCGGCCGTATCTCTATCCTCTCCCAACCCATacaccaaacccaacccaacaaaaaatCCAAAGGCGGCTCCTGGCTCTTCGTCTCCCACGACCCGGCCGATCCCGACTCGGTCATCTCCCTCCTCTTCCCCGACTCACCAACTCGCTCCCAATCCCAACCCGAACCCGAGTCCGAACTCGTCCTCCGCTTCGAACCGCTCATCGTCGCCGTGGAGTGCAAAGACCTCGCCTCGGCTCAGTCGCTGGTCTCCACGGCGAGGTCGGCCGGGTTCAGAGAATCCGGCATAACCAACGCGAACAACAAGCGCGTGATCGTCGCGATCCGCTGCTCGATTCGGCTGGAGGTTCCGTTGGGGACCACCGAGTCCGTCATGGTCTCGCCGGAGTTCGTTAGGTACCTCGTCCGCGTGGCCAACGAGAAAATGGAAGCTAACAGAATCAGAACCCAAGGCTTTCTCCGCGCTCTGCAAAATGCCGACGTGGCAGAACCGGAACCGGAGCCGGAGCCGGAATCGGAATCAGAAGCTCGCGGCGACGATGATGATGAACATTCcg GGGCAGATTTGAGTGTGCTGCGTGTGGTTCCGATAGTGGTTTCCGGTGAGGAGGCGGTGGAGAAGCTTTATCTATGGGGACACTCGGCGTGTAGTTTAGCTTCGGAGAAGAAAGTATTGGTTTTTGGTGGATTTGGAGGAGTGGGAAGGCATTCGAGGAGGAATGAGGCTTTGGTGCTTGATCCATATTGTGGCACATTGGAAGTGATTGGCAGTGTTGAGCCTAATCCGAGTCCGCGATTAGGTCATAGttgttgtttggttggagattGCGCGTTTGTTATCGGAGGCAGGGGGGATCCTGTGAATGTTCTTGGTGATGTGTGGGTGCTCAATAGAGCAAAGAGTGAATGGAGATTAGCAGAATGTAGTGGTAGTGCTTTTCCTCCAAG GCATAGGCATGCAGCAGCTGCTGTAGGCTCAAAGATATATGTATTTGGTGGACTTGACAATGACTCAATCTCTTCATCCTTTCATATCCTCGACACAGTTAACCTGCAATGGGAAGAGTTAGAGGTTGGTGGGGAATGGCCATGTGCCCGTCATTCTCACTCTATGGTGGCATATGGGTGTAAGCTATTTATGTTTGGAGGATACGATGGTGACAAAGCACTTGGAGACTTGTATAGTTTTGATGTTCAGACATGTCaatggaagaaagaaaagacagcAGGAAGAGGTCCACATGCTAGGTTTTCCCACTCAATGTTTGTGTACAAAGATTATCTTGGGGTTATTGGCGGTTGTCCTGTCCGGCAACATTGTCAAGAGTTAGCACTACTTGATTTGCAGCTCCAAGTGTGGAAGCATGTGACACTTGATTCTGTTGGCAAAGATTTGTTTGTACGAAGTACAGCTAATGTCATTGGTGATGATCTCGTTTTGATTGGTGGTGGGGCATCTTGTTATGCATTTGGAACAAAGTTTAGCGAGCCAATGAAAATCAACTTGTTACCTTTAATGacttcaaatgaaaattttatgcCTTCTAAAAATGGAGATGTGCATGGTACCCGCAGAAATGATGGGGTGACAGGGAATAAGAACGATAGCTTTCAACATCCACGAATTGAAAATTTGCGaactttaaaagaaaatcttGACTTAAATTTCGATAGTGAATTACCTGGAATGAATGAAAGTCAGATGATTGCTTCGCATTGGGTTCTACAACTTGAAAGGAAGTATGCAAAATTGGGGAAGGACATACTGAAGAAGTTTGGGTGGTTAGATCTTGAGAGGAAGGTTTATTCTCGGGAGGACGGAAAACATATTTGTTTTCCTGTTACCAAAAAATTTTGTGGTGTATTTCATGAAAGGCAGCATCATTTGTTTGATGCACCTGAATTAGATAATGACCATCTATTGAAACCATTTACAGGAAAGGGGCTTTTGTTAAACGAGATCTCAAGTTTGGAAGCTTTGAATCTTTTAAAAGAGTGTGGTGCAACTAAGCTGGTAGATGAGGTAGTTGAAGTCAAAAGAACTGCAAAGTCTCCCTTAAAAGTAATGGGTGAAGCTGTGGCCTCGTTGATAAAGAATAGAGGCCTTTCAGAACAACTATTAGAGGAACTACCCACAAG ATGGGAGCGACTTGGTGATATTGTTGTGCTTCCAGTCACATCCTTCAAGGATCCTGTATGGGACTCAATTGGGGCAGAGGTTTGGCCTGTTGTTGCCAAATCACTTAATACAAATCGTCTTGCCCACCAG GGCAGAGTTGCACCAACAGGAACAAGGGACAGCACTTTGGAGATTCTAGTTGGAGATAATGGTTGGGTTGATCATCGCGAAAATGGAATTCTCTATTCTTTTAATGCTACTAAGTGTATGTTCTCCTGGGGAAATCTTTCTGAGAAACTCCGTATGGGCCATCTAGATTGTAAAGATGAGGTTATTGTGGATTTGTTTGCTGGAATTGGATATTTTGTGCTGCCATTTCTTGTCAG GGCCAATGCAAAACTAGTTTATGCTTGCGAATGGAATCCCAATGCCATTGAGGCACTCCAACACAATCTACAAGCCAATTCAGTTAGTGATCGTTGTATCGTACTTGAAGGAGATAACCGGATTACAGCACCTAAA GGTGTTGCTGATCGTGTCTGTCTTGGTCTCATTCCAACAAGTGAGGGTAGCTGGGTCACTGCTGTAAGGGCATTAAG GAGTGCGGGTGGGATGTTACATGTGCATGGAAATGTAAAGGACTCGGAGGAGGGTTTGTGGACAGAACATGTTTTGAAATCAATATCTGAAATTGCTAGATCTGAAG GTTATTGCTGGGAAGTTTCAATAGAACACGTGGAGAGAGTGAAGTGGTATGCCCCGCACATCCGCCATCTTGTAACAGATGTAAGATGCAGACCAGCCCAAAGATAg
- the LOC115988555 gene encoding peroxidase 42: MSSKALFLLAFLSFSAVSLRHALADNEQDPGLVMNFYKDACPQAEDIIKEQVKLLYKRHKNTAFSWLRNIFHDCAVQSCDASLLLDSTRRTLSEKETDRSFGLRNFRYLDTIKEAVERECPGVVSCADILVLSARDGIVSLGGPHIPLKTGRRDGRKSRADVVEQYLPDHNESISVVLERFSAMGVDTPGLVALLGAHSVGRTHCVKLVHRLYPEVDPALNPDHVEHMLYKCPDAIPDPKAVQYVRNDRGTPMVLDNNYYRNILDNKGLLIVDHQLATDKRTKPYVKKMAKSQAYFFKEFAKAITKLSENNPLTGTKGEIRKQCNVANKHH, encoded by the exons ATGTCTTCCAAAGCTCTCTTCCTCTTAGCTTTCTTGTCCTTCTCAGCTGTGTCTCTCAGGCATGCTTTGGCTGATAATGAGCAAGACCCAGGTCTTGTAATGAACTTTTACAAGGATGCATGCCCTCAGGCTGAAGACATTATCAAAGAGCAAGTCAAGCTTCTCTACAAGCGCCACAAGAACACTGCTTTCTCATGGCTGAGGAACATCTTCCATGACTGTGCTGTTCAG TCATGTGATGCCTCACTATTACTGGACTCCACAAGAAGGACTTTGTCTGAGAAGGAGACAGACAGGAGCTTTGGGCTAAGGAACTTCAGGTACCTTGATACCATCAAAGAAGCTGTGGAGAGGGAGTGCCCTGGAGTAGTTTCATGTGCAGATATCCTTGTGTTGTCTGCTAGAGATGGCATTGTTTCA CTTGGAGGCCCTCATATCCCTCTCAAGACTGGAAGACGAGATGGTAGGAAGAGCAGAGCAGATGTAGTTGAGCAATACCTCCCAGACCACAATGAGAGCATCTCTGTAGTCCTTGAGAGGTTTTCTGCCATGGGTGTTGATACCCCTGGTTTGGTTGCTTTGCTAG GAGCTCACAGTGTTGGAAGAACTCACTGTGTAAAGCTAGTACACCGTTTGTACCCAGAAGTTGACCCTGCACTCAACCCTGACCATGTTGAGCACATGCTCTACAAGTGCCCTGACGCAATCCCAGACCCCAAGGCTGTTCAATATGTGAGAAATGACCGTGGCACACCAATGGTTCTAGACAACAATTATTACAGGAACATATTGGACAACAAGGGCTTGTTGATAGTGGACCACCAACTAGCAACAGACAAGAGGACAAAGCCTTATGTGAAGAAAATGGCAAAAAGCCAGGCCTACTTCTTCAAGGAGTTTGCTAAAGCCATCACCAAACTCTCTGAGAACAACCCTTTAACTGGTACAAAGGGTGAGATCAGAAAGCAGTGTAATGTTGCTAACAAGCATCATTAA